The following proteins come from a genomic window of Pseudomonas sp. J452:
- a CDS encoding TatD family hydrolase has product MQLIDIGVNLTHPSLARQRDEVLARAQAAGVCQLVLTGTSLEESEQALAFCEELDGTGQRLFSTAGVHPHDASQWNADSSRQLRALLAQAPVRAVGECGLDFNRDFSPRPLQEKALEEQLALAVELQLPVFLHERDASERLIAILREFRDRLPAAVVHCFTGEKTALYGYLDLDLHIGITGWICDERRGTHLHPLVREIPAGRLMLESDAPFLLPRSLRPKPKSGHNEPAFLGEVLREVALHRGESQEALAAHTTASARAFFDLPLID; this is encoded by the coding sequence ATGCAACTCATCGACATCGGCGTCAATCTGACCCACCCCAGCCTGGCCCGGCAACGTGACGAAGTGCTCGCTCGCGCCCAGGCTGCCGGCGTGTGCCAACTGGTCCTGACAGGCACCAGCCTGGAAGAAAGCGAACAGGCCCTGGCCTTCTGTGAAGAACTGGACGGCACTGGCCAGCGCCTGTTCAGCACCGCCGGCGTACACCCGCACGATGCCAGCCAGTGGAACGCCGACAGCAGCCGTCAGTTGCGCGCCTTGCTGGCGCAAGCGCCGGTGCGCGCGGTGGGCGAATGCGGGCTGGATTTCAACCGCGATTTCTCCCCTCGCCCGCTGCAGGAAAAAGCCCTGGAGGAGCAGCTGGCCCTGGCGGTCGAACTGCAGCTGCCGGTGTTCCTCCATGAGCGCGACGCCAGCGAGCGGCTGATCGCCATCCTCCGCGAGTTTCGCGACCGCCTGCCGGCGGCGGTGGTGCACTGCTTCACCGGCGAGAAAACCGCGCTGTACGGCTACCTCGACCTCGACCTGCACATCGGCATCACTGGCTGGATCTGCGACGAACGCCGCGGCACTCACCTGCACCCGCTGGTGCGCGAGATCCCGGCCGGGCGGCTGATGCTGGAGAGCGATGCGCCGTTCCTGCTGCCACGCAGCCTGCGGCCCAAACCGAAGAGCGGGCACAACGAACCGGCGTTTCTAGGCGAGGTGTTGCGTGAGGTCGCCCTGCACAGAGGCGAAAGTCAGGAGGCGCTGGCAGCGCATACTACTGCCAGCGCGCGGGCATTCTTCGATCTGCCGCTAATCGATTGA
- a CDS encoding acyl-CoA thioesterase II → MTFAELIQAVHNRPQHVVVPPLWGQGRATFGGLVAAMIYEAMRAKVPAGRPVRSLSITFVGPLLMGEAVAFEVEVLREGKAVSQVLGRAVQNGEVVALMQGSFGASRPSAIDVPAVPAPAMKPVEECQELPYIAGVTPEFTRFLAMRWGLGGMPFSGNTSREMGGWVRLRSDVSYDKISETHLLALVDAWPPIPLSHLKTPTPGSSLTWTIEFVQPVAKLTTHDWCLYRAEIEHARDGYGHIAAGLWSPSGELLALSRQTVTVFG, encoded by the coding sequence ATGACCTTTGCTGAACTGATCCAGGCGGTGCATAACCGCCCGCAACACGTTGTAGTGCCGCCGCTCTGGGGCCAGGGCCGGGCCACGTTCGGTGGCCTGGTCGCGGCGATGATCTATGAAGCCATGCGCGCCAAGGTGCCGGCCGGGCGCCCGGTGCGTTCCTTGTCGATCACCTTTGTCGGTCCGCTGCTGATGGGCGAGGCGGTGGCGTTCGAGGTCGAAGTACTGCGTGAAGGCAAGGCGGTCAGCCAGGTGCTGGGCCGCGCGGTGCAGAACGGTGAAGTGGTGGCCCTGATGCAGGGCAGCTTTGGTGCCTCGCGCCCGTCGGCAATCGATGTTCCTGCCGTGCCAGCGCCGGCGATGAAGCCCGTGGAGGAGTGCCAGGAGCTGCCTTACATCGCCGGCGTCACCCCCGAGTTCACCCGTTTCCTGGCTATGCGCTGGGGCCTGGGCGGCATGCCGTTCAGCGGCAACACCTCGCGCGAGATGGGCGGCTGGGTACGCCTGCGCAGCGATGTGTCCTACGACAAGATCAGCGAGACCCACCTGCTGGCCCTGGTCGATGCCTGGCCGCCGATCCCGCTATCGCACCTGAAGACGCCGACCCCGGGCAGCTCGCTGACCTGGACCATCGAGTTCGTCCAGCCGGTGGCCAAGCTGACCACCCACGACTGGTGCCTGTACCGCGCCGAGATCGAACATGCTCGCGATGGCTACGGACATATCGCCGCCGGCCTGTGGAGCCCCTCGGGCGAGCTGCTGGCCCTCAGCCGGCAGACGGTGACGGTGTTCGGCTGA
- a CDS encoding CHAD domain-containing protein produces the protein MTELLNKLQSQVLSLQVRLYACCARLQAQTDDEALHDLRIALRKLRSLLRPLRRQALCAQLEQAAAALGEISGPLRDLEVLAGELQRLGYDHLARQRRNQLAPGYVRLLDSLALQRLFILLDDWPENCREAVGKGEWQVGRKRVCKYLASQAQQLAAALRDPAHDRHRLRLLIKRLRYCAEAYPRRSDLSASALSGLRLAQGALGDWHDHLQWLARLPSEPDLQPCAALWQRQLDEAEQQADQALQALCEHFPAVPQQD, from the coding sequence GTGACGGAATTACTGAACAAGCTGCAAAGCCAGGTGCTGAGCCTGCAGGTGCGGCTTTATGCCTGTTGTGCTCGTTTGCAGGCACAGACGGACGACGAAGCCCTGCATGACCTGCGCATCGCCTTGCGCAAGCTGCGCAGCCTGTTGCGCCCACTGCGTCGGCAGGCGCTTTGCGCGCAACTGGAACAGGCCGCCGCCGCGCTCGGGGAAATCAGCGGGCCGCTGCGCGACCTCGAAGTGCTGGCCGGCGAGCTGCAGCGCCTGGGTTATGACCACCTGGCGCGGCAGCGGCGCAACCAGCTGGCGCCAGGTTACGTCCGCTTGCTCGACAGTCTGGCCTTGCAGCGCCTGTTCATCCTCCTCGACGACTGGCCAGAAAACTGTCGCGAGGCCGTCGGCAAGGGCGAGTGGCAGGTGGGCCGAAAGCGCGTGTGCAAGTACCTGGCGAGCCAGGCGCAACAACTGGCGGCGGCATTGCGCGATCCGGCCCATGACCGCCATCGCCTGCGCCTGCTGATCAAGCGTCTGCGTTACTGCGCCGAGGCCTATCCACGCCGTAGCGACCTCTCGGCCAGCGCACTGAGTGGCCTGCGCCTGGCCCAGGGCGCGCTGGGCGATTGGCACGATCACCTGCAATGGCTGGCGCGTTTGCCCAGTGAGCCTGACCTGCAACCTTGTGCCGCGCTCTGGCAGCGTCAACTGGATGAAGCCGAACAACAGGCCGACCAGGCCTTGCAGGCACTGTGCGAACACTTTCCGGCAGTGCCGCAGCAAGACTGA
- a CDS encoding DUF3488 and transglutaminase-like domain-containing protein, producing the protein MSSIQPIPRIALTWLLVAQVLVILPHLLHLPPWIIGLWLFCAGWRIQVFRMRATYPGTLVRVGLLLATAAGVFLSRGSLIGLDAGVLLLVATFILKLLEMRSRRDALVLIFLGFFVVVTAYLFDDSLLAALYSLLPVTALLAALIGLQQSGVAVQPRATLKLAVTLQLQALPLMLLLFVFFPRLGPLWSLPNPNKAFTGLSDSMAPADIAELSRSDALAFRASFSSPMPERSELYWRALTLEHFDGRRWSQSEGAKQIGGADWRQQGPALDYSIVMQPSGKPWLFALDVGLSNQDGVRQMSDFRLENRQPVVQNLLYQVTSWPQALRQAELPPGVARRALQLPAQGDPRSRAWADELRGKHEQDEALVAALLQHFNREPYGYTLKPPPVGADSIDEFLFRTRKGFCAHYAGAMTFVLRAAGIPARVVAGYQGGELNPAGNYLSVRQFDAHAWVEYWQDGKGWISVDPTFQVAPERIELGLEQALAEEQSFLEESPLSLLRYRDVGWLNDLRLTWDNINYGWQRWVLGYRGEQQLHLLQRWFGTLDWQRLALALVGSGGLLLGLVALWLFKPWRRERDPQQRLLRGFERALARHAVIRQRGEGMRAFALRAARQLPVQAEAIQAFARIYEAQRYAGQPSAPDELRAALRQLRRVLPWRRSHVS; encoded by the coding sequence ATGAGCAGCATCCAACCAATTCCGCGGATTGCCCTGACCTGGCTGCTGGTGGCCCAGGTGCTGGTGATCCTGCCGCACCTGTTGCACCTGCCGCCGTGGATCATCGGCCTGTGGCTGTTCTGCGCCGGCTGGCGCATCCAGGTGTTCCGCATGCGCGCCACCTATCCAGGCACCCTGGTGCGGGTCGGTCTGTTGCTGGCCACCGCCGCGGGCGTGTTCCTCTCGCGCGGCAGCCTGATCGGCCTGGATGCCGGCGTCCTGCTGCTGGTGGCGACCTTCATCCTCAAACTGCTGGAAATGCGCAGCCGGCGCGATGCCCTGGTGTTGATCTTCCTCGGCTTCTTCGTGGTGGTGACCGCCTACCTGTTCGATGACAGCCTGCTCGCCGCGCTGTACAGCCTGTTGCCGGTCACCGCCTTGCTGGCCGCGCTGATCGGCCTGCAGCAGAGCGGGGTGGCCGTGCAGCCGCGGGCCACCCTGAAGCTGGCCGTCACCCTGCAGTTACAGGCCTTGCCGCTGATGCTGCTGTTGTTCGTGTTCTTTCCGCGCCTGGGCCCGCTGTGGAGCCTGCCCAACCCGAACAAGGCCTTTACCGGCCTGTCCGACAGCATGGCGCCGGCCGATATCGCCGAACTCAGTCGTTCCGATGCCCTGGCCTTCCGCGCCAGTTTCAGCAGCCCGATGCCGGAACGCAGCGAGCTGTATTGGCGCGCGCTGACCCTGGAACACTTCGATGGCCGGCGCTGGTCGCAATCGGAGGGCGCTAAACAGATTGGCGGTGCCGACTGGCGCCAGCAAGGCCCGGCGCTGGACTACAGCATCGTCATGCAGCCCAGTGGCAAGCCCTGGCTGTTCGCCCTGGACGTCGGCCTGAGCAATCAGGACGGTGTGCGCCAGATGAGCGACTTCCGCCTGGAGAATCGCCAGCCAGTGGTGCAGAACCTGCTCTATCAGGTCACTTCCTGGCCGCAGGCGCTGCGTCAGGCAGAGCTCCCGCCTGGAGTGGCTCGGCGTGCCCTGCAACTGCCCGCGCAGGGCGATCCGCGCAGCCGCGCCTGGGCCGATGAGTTGCGCGGCAAGCACGAGCAGGACGAGGCGCTGGTCGCGGCCTTGTTGCAGCATTTCAACCGCGAACCCTATGGCTATACCCTGAAACCGCCGCCGGTAGGCGCCGACAGTATCGACGAGTTCCTCTTTCGCACGCGCAAGGGCTTCTGTGCCCACTATGCCGGCGCCATGACCTTCGTTCTGCGCGCGGCCGGCATTCCGGCGCGGGTGGTGGCCGGTTACCAGGGCGGCGAGCTGAATCCGGCCGGTAACTACCTGTCCGTGCGCCAGTTCGACGCCCATGCCTGGGTCGAATATTGGCAGGACGGCAAGGGCTGGATCAGCGTCGATCCGACTTTCCAGGTGGCGCCCGAACGTATCGAGCTGGGCCTGGAACAGGCCCTCGCCGAGGAACAGAGCTTCCTCGAAGAGTCGCCACTGTCGCTGCTGCGCTATCGCGATGTCGGCTGGCTGAACGACTTGCGCCTGACCTGGGACAACATCAACTACGGCTGGCAGCGCTGGGTACTCGGTTACCGCGGTGAGCAGCAGTTGCACCTGTTGCAGCGCTGGTTCGGCACCCTCGACTGGCAGCGTCTGGCGTTGGCTCTGGTCGGCAGTGGTGGGCTGCTGTTGGGCCTGGTAGCGCTTTGGCTGTTCAAACCCTGGCGCCGCGAGCGCGATCCACAACAGCGTTTGCTACGCGGTTTCGAGCGGGCCCTGGCGCGCCACGCAGTGATCCGCCAGCGCGGTGAAGGCATGCGCGCCTTTGCCCTGCGTGCGGCGCGCCAGTTGCCGGTCCAGGCCGAGGCCATCCAGGCCTTTGCGCGGATCTACGAGGCGCAGCGCTATGCCGGCCAGCCCAGTGCGCCTGACGAGTTGCGTGCAGCGTTGCGCCAGTTGCGCCGCGTGCTGCCTTGGCGCAGGAGCCACGTTAGTTAA
- a CDS encoding DUF58 domain-containing protein, whose translation MRERGQARWRNWVARRIPPAAQVQLNQRRIFIMPNRVGAAFGLMLFLLLLAAINYENSLAYGLTFVLAAVFIVAILHTYRNFTGLVLKAGSSGAVFVGEQARFRVRLESVGSPHHAVGLGWPQGELQTLDVPENGQRECELSLPALRRGWLRPGRLRVESRFPLGLLVAWSWVDLDQAVLVYPKPLEGDLPLAAGAGQDEEDEGSRASGQGADDYQGLKTYQPGDSKRRLHWKAYSRGQGLLVKDFAALAGRDLWLDFLAIGGDPEARLSLLCHWVLQLDDRQQPYGLRLPGSELAPDYGDAHREACLRALALYGVAA comes from the coding sequence CTGCGCGAACGCGGCCAGGCGCGCTGGCGCAACTGGGTGGCCAGGCGCATTCCGCCGGCGGCTCAGGTGCAGCTCAATCAGCGGCGCATTTTCATCATGCCCAACCGGGTCGGCGCGGCGTTCGGCCTGATGCTGTTCCTCTTGCTGCTGGCCGCGATCAACTACGAGAACAGCCTGGCCTATGGCCTGACCTTCGTCCTGGCGGCAGTGTTCATCGTCGCCATCCTGCACACCTACCGCAATTTCACCGGCCTTGTGCTCAAGGCCGGCAGCAGTGGTGCGGTGTTCGTCGGCGAGCAGGCGCGCTTTCGCGTGCGTCTGGAGAGCGTTGGCAGTCCTCACCATGCCGTCGGCCTGGGTTGGCCGCAGGGCGAGCTACAGACCCTCGATGTGCCGGAGAATGGCCAGCGCGAGTGCGAGCTGAGCCTGCCGGCCTTGCGCCGTGGCTGGTTGCGTCCCGGGCGCCTGCGGGTGGAGAGCCGCTTCCCGCTCGGCCTGCTGGTGGCCTGGAGCTGGGTCGATCTGGATCAGGCGGTGCTGGTTTATCCCAAGCCGCTTGAAGGCGATCTGCCGCTGGCCGCCGGTGCCGGTCAGGACGAGGAAGACGAAGGTTCGCGCGCCAGCGGCCAGGGCGCCGACGATTACCAGGGGCTGAAAACCTACCAGCCTGGCGACTCCAAGCGGCGCCTGCACTGGAAGGCCTATTCGCGCGGCCAGGGCCTGCTGGTCAAGGATTTCGCCGCCCTGGCCGGGCGCGACCTGTGGCTGGACTTCCTGGCCATTGGCGGCGACCCGGAGGCGCGCCTGTCGCTGCTCTGCCATTGGGTGCTGCAGCTCGACGATCGTCAGCAGCCCTACGGTCTGCGCCTGCCCGGTAGCGAGTTGGCGCCGGACTATGGCGACGCGCACCGCGAGGCCTGCTTGCGCGCCTTGGCCCTGTACGGGGTGGCCGCATGA
- a CDS encoding MoxR family ATPase has translation MRTKLDAVLHAVNQILLGKEPQVRLALTCLLARGHLLIEDLPGMGKTTLSHALAKVLGLSFQRIQFTSDLLPGDILGTSVFDKDSGQFTFHPGPIFAELVLADEINRATPKSQSALLEAMEEGQVTIEGATRPLPEPFFVIATQNPVSQGGTFALPESQLDRFLMRLSLGYPAKAAEKALLLGEARRELLPKLEAVLDHAELAAIQALIPQVRASDALVDYVLRLVEATRSEPQFAWGLSPRASLALLSAARAWAFLANREYVIPEDVQAVLPSVVGHRLRERADPAGHGGGSLVQWLLREVPAV, from the coding sequence ATGCGCACCAAGCTGGATGCCGTACTGCACGCAGTGAACCAGATTCTGTTGGGCAAGGAACCTCAGGTGCGCCTGGCGCTGACCTGCCTGCTGGCGCGCGGGCACTTGCTGATCGAAGACCTGCCGGGGATGGGCAAGACCACCCTCAGCCATGCCTTGGCCAAGGTTCTGGGCCTGAGCTTCCAGCGCATCCAGTTCACCTCCGACCTGCTGCCCGGCGACATCCTCGGCACCTCGGTGTTCGACAAGGACAGCGGGCAGTTCACTTTTCACCCCGGGCCGATCTTCGCCGAGCTGGTACTGGCCGACGAAATCAACCGGGCCACGCCGAAAAGCCAGAGCGCGCTGCTGGAGGCCATGGAGGAGGGCCAGGTGACCATCGAGGGCGCCACCCGGCCGTTGCCGGAACCCTTTTTCGTCATCGCCACGCAGAATCCGGTGAGCCAGGGCGGCACCTTCGCCTTGCCGGAATCGCAGCTCGACCGTTTTCTCATGCGCCTGTCCCTGGGCTATCCGGCCAAGGCTGCGGAAAAAGCCCTGCTGCTGGGCGAGGCGCGTCGCGAACTGCTGCCGAAGCTGGAGGCTGTACTGGATCATGCCGAACTGGCGGCGATCCAGGCGCTGATTCCTCAGGTGCGCGCCAGCGATGCGCTGGTCGACTATGTGCTGCGTCTGGTCGAGGCCACCCGCAGCGAACCGCAGTTCGCCTGGGGGCTGTCGCCGCGGGCCAGTCTGGCGCTGCTGTCGGCGGCGCGCGCCTGGGCCTTCCTGGCCAACCGCGAGTACGTGATTCCGGAAGATGTGCAGGCCGTGCTGCCCTCGGTGGTCGGCCATCGCCTGCGTGAGCGCGCCGATCCGGCCGGGCATGGCGGCGGCTCGCTGGTGCAGTGGCTGCTGCGCGAGGTGCCGGCGGTTTGA
- a CDS encoding flavin reductase family protein has protein sequence MQLDFSRLSALEAYRWLASTVTPRPIAWVSSLSREGVSNLAPFSFFQVISDDPPSLMINVGTRDNGVLKDTLRNVQDTGELVIQLVSFAQAEAMNASAAHLPHGISEFSHCGIASLSSMLVRPPRVAGAPVAFECRLLEVQPFPRATPNCHLIFVEVLLAHIDDGVLNEQGRIDPQHLDLVGRLGGSQYCRTRDLFSLQRPA, from the coding sequence ATGCAGCTTGATTTCAGTCGTTTGAGCGCACTGGAGGCTTACCGCTGGTTGGCCTCCACCGTTACCCCACGGCCGATTGCCTGGGTTTCCAGTCTGTCGCGTGAGGGTGTCAGCAACCTGGCGCCGTTCAGTTTCTTCCAGGTGATCAGCGACGATCCGCCGAGTCTGATGATCAACGTCGGCACGCGCGACAACGGCGTGCTCAAGGACACCCTGCGCAATGTGCAGGACACCGGCGAGTTGGTGATCCAGCTAGTGTCCTTCGCCCAGGCCGAGGCGATGAATGCCAGTGCCGCACACCTGCCTCACGGCATCAGCGAGTTCAGCCACTGCGGCATCGCCAGCCTGTCTTCGATGCTGGTGCGTCCACCCCGGGTAGCGGGCGCGCCGGTGGCCTTCGAGTGCCGGCTACTGGAGGTGCAGCCGTTCCCGCGGGCCACGCCCAATTGCCACCTGATCTTCGTCGAAGTGCTGCTGGCGCATATCGACGATGGCGTGCTCAACGAGCAGGGGCGGATCGACCCGCAGCACCTGGACCTGGTCGGGCGTCTGGGCGGTAGCCAGTACTGCCGGACCCGCGACCTGTTCAGCCTGCAACGCCCGGCCTAA
- a CDS encoding patatin-like phospholipase family protein, translated as MSKKIALVLGSGGARGYAHIGVIEELEARGYEIGCIAGCSMGAVVGGIYAAGKLKEYREWTESLDYLDVLRLLDVSFRLGAIRGEKVFGKIHEIVGEIDIENLSIPYTAVATDLTNQQEIWFQEGCLHKAMRASAAIPSLFTPVTQGNRMLVDGGLLNPLPIVPVVASHCDLIVAVNLNSLNQKQYHLPVIERPPAIKGRIDQLMGSLSSRLPFLKRDSDEEEEGDVAVEVNPWLEIRAPKTKALVEEAAPKSANTSHVLGNVGPASLLELVNQSFEAMQSSLTQYKIAGYPPDILINVPKRVCRFFEFHKAPELIMLGRQIASDTLDKYERDHP; from the coding sequence ATGAGCAAGAAAATAGCCCTGGTTCTCGGCTCGGGGGGCGCGCGCGGTTACGCGCATATCGGCGTGATCGAGGAACTGGAAGCCCGCGGCTATGAAATCGGCTGTATCGCCGGTTGCTCCATGGGCGCTGTGGTTGGCGGTATCTATGCGGCCGGCAAGCTCAAGGAATACCGCGAGTGGACCGAGAGCCTGGACTATCTCGATGTGCTGCGCCTGCTCGATGTCAGCTTCCGCCTTGGCGCCATTCGTGGCGAAAAAGTCTTCGGCAAAATCCACGAAATTGTCGGCGAGATCGATATCGAGAACCTCTCGATCCCCTATACGGCAGTGGCCACCGACCTGACCAACCAACAGGAAATCTGGTTCCAGGAAGGCTGCCTGCACAAGGCCATGCGCGCCTCGGCGGCGATCCCCAGCCTGTTCACTCCGGTCACCCAGGGTAATCGCATGCTGGTCGACGGCGGCCTGCTCAACCCGCTGCCGATCGTGCCGGTGGTGGCCAGCCACTGCGACCTGATCGTCGCGGTCAACCTCAACTCGCTCAACCAGAAGCAGTACCACCTGCCGGTGATCGAGCGGCCGCCTGCAATCAAAGGACGCATCGACCAGCTGATGGGCTCGCTCAGTTCTCGCCTGCCTTTCCTCAAGCGTGACAGCGACGAGGAGGAAGAAGGTGATGTGGCCGTGGAGGTCAATCCCTGGCTGGAGATCCGCGCCCCCAAAACCAAAGCGCTGGTGGAGGAAGCTGCGCCGAAATCGGCCAACACCTCCCATGTGCTGGGCAATGTCGGGCCCGCCTCGCTGCTGGAGCTGGTCAACCAGAGCTTCGAAGCCATGCAGTCGTCGCTGACCCAGTACAAGATCGCCGGCTACCCGCCGGACATCCTGATCAACGTGCCCAAGCGCGTGTGCCGCTTCTTCGAGTTCCACAAGGCGCCGGAGCTGATCATGTTGGGCCGGCAGATCGCCAGCGACACCCTGGACAAGTACGAGCGCGACCACCCGTAA
- a CDS encoding response regulator, whose amino-acid sequence MSANPSTILVIDDEAQIRKFLRISLTAQGYKVLEGANGTEGLAQAALGKPDLVVLDLGLPDMDGQQVLRELREWSTVPVLVLSVRASEGEKVLALDGGANDYVTKPFGIQEFLARVRVLLRQAGAGEQQEAVVSSGPLSLDFAYRRVTLDGVEVALTRKEYAVLAMLARHLGRVVTQQQLLKDIWGPTHVEDSHYLRVVVGHLRQKLGDDPAAPRFILTEAGVGYRLLEL is encoded by the coding sequence ATGAGCGCTAATCCCTCGACCATCCTGGTGATCGACGACGAAGCACAGATCCGCAAGTTCCTGCGCATCAGCCTGACTGCCCAGGGTTACAAGGTGCTGGAAGGCGCCAATGGCACTGAAGGGCTGGCCCAGGCCGCGTTGGGCAAACCGGATCTGGTGGTACTGGATCTCGGTCTGCCGGACATGGACGGCCAGCAGGTGTTGCGCGAACTGCGCGAGTGGTCGACGGTGCCGGTGCTGGTGCTCTCGGTACGCGCCAGCGAGGGCGAGAAGGTGTTGGCCCTGGACGGCGGCGCCAATGACTACGTGACCAAGCCGTTCGGCATCCAGGAGTTTCTTGCCCGGGTGCGCGTACTGCTGCGCCAGGCCGGTGCGGGTGAGCAGCAGGAGGCGGTGGTCAGCAGTGGGCCGCTGAGCCTGGATTTCGCCTATCGGCGGGTGACCTTGGACGGCGTAGAGGTCGCGCTGACGCGCAAGGAATACGCGGTGCTGGCCATGCTCGCCCGTCATCTCGGTCGCGTGGTGACCCAGCAGCAACTGCTCAAGGACATCTGGGGGCCGACCCATGTCGAGGACAGCCACTACCTGCGCGTGGTGGTCGGTCATCTGCGGCAGAAGCTCGGCGACGATCCGGCGGCGCCGCGCTTCATTCTCACCGAAGCCGGCGTCGGCTATCGGCTGCTCGAGCTGTAA